One region of Quercus lobata isolate SW786 chromosome 2, ValleyOak3.0 Primary Assembly, whole genome shotgun sequence genomic DNA includes:
- the LOC115976288 gene encoding uncharacterized protein LOC115976288 — translation MENVLTMLPKSPIQPENTIIDCKTPPQIQQNDENNRNPGNDLRKPSTPERLKVPKAFKFPERYRSPTDSMMSPVTKGLLARSRKGGMLLPPSVNQTKIQDLRVQDADLVEK, via the exons ATGGAGAACGTGCTCACTATGCTTCCCAAGAGCCCAATCCAACCAGAAAACACCATTATCGACTGTAAAACACCACCCCAGATTCAACAAAATGATGAAAACAATCGAAATCCCGGCAATGATTTGCGCAAACCCAGCACCCCAGAACGCCTTAAAGTCCCCAAGGCTTTCAAGTTCCCCGAAAG GTATAGAAGCCCGACTGATTCGATGATGTCCCCAGTTACAAAAGGCCTTCTTGCCAGAAGCAGAAAAGGTGGCATGCTTTTACCACCTAGTGTAAATCAAACCAAG ATCCAGGACTTGCGTGTTCAGGATGCGGATCTCGTTgaaaagtga
- the LOC115976290 gene encoding serine carboxypeptidase-like 25: MVMTKRQIFVVFMVLVLLVALVCASHVTINEEEEADRILQLPGQPKVSFQQYSGYVTVNHVAGRALFYWLTEADHNPLSKPLVIWLNGGPGCSSVAYGASEEIGPFRINNTASGLYYNKFSWNTVANLLFLETPAGVGFSYSNQSSDLFNSGDRRTAKDSLEFLLRWLDRFPRYNQREVYITGESYAGHYVPQLAKEIMMYNKHSKHPINLKGIMVGNAVTDNYYDNLGTVTYWWSHAMISDKTYRQLINTCDFTHQKESNECDSVYSYAMDQEFGNIDQYNIYAPPCNKSDGSKATRQTMRLPHRPHQTFRQMSGYDPCTEKYAEIYYNRPDVQKALHANITKIPYKWTACSEVLNRNWKDTDVSILPIYREMIAGGLRIWVFSGDVDSVVPVTATRYSLAQLKLETKIPWYPWYVKKQVGGWTEVYEGLTFATVRGAGHEVPLFKPRAALLLFKSFIRGEPLPKS; encoded by the exons ATGGTCATGACGAAAAGGCAGATCTTTGTAGTTTTCATGGTCTTAGTTTTGCTTGTTGCACTGGTTTGTGCAAGTCATGTTACTAtaaacgaagaagaagaagctgacAGGATATTGCAACTTCCTGGGCAGCCTAAGGTCTCTTTCCAGCAGTACTCAGGCTATGTCACTGTAAATCATGTTGCCGGTAGAGCCCTCTTTTACTGGCTCACTGAGGCTGACCATAACCCCTTGTCAAAACCCTTGGTAATTTGGCTTAATGGAG GCCCTGGTTGCTCCTCTGTGGCATATGGCGCATCAGAAGAAATAGGCCCATTTAGAATAAACAATACAGCCTCAGGATTGTACTATAACAAGTTCTCATGGAACACTGTGGCCAACCTCTTGTTCCTGGAAACGCCAGCAGGAGTTGGCTTCTCTTATAGCAACCAGTCATCCGATCTTTTCAACTCCGGCGATCGACGCACTG CCAAGGATTCTCTGGAATTCCTATTACGATGGTTGGATCGTTTCCCCCGTTACAACCAAAGAGAAGTCTATATCACAGGCGAGAGCTACGCAGGACACTACGTTCCTCAGCTGGCCAAAGAAATTATGATGTATAATAAACATTCCAAGCATCCCATAAATCTCAAAGGAATAATG gTTGGCAATGCAGTCACAGACAACTACTATGATAACCTAGGGACAGTGACATACTGGTGGAGCCATGCCATGATCTCCGATAAAACATACAGGCAGCTCATCAACACATGTGATTTTACGCATCAAAAGGAATCGAATGAATGTGATTCGGTGTATAGTTATGCCATGGATCAAGAATTTGGTAACATTGATCAATATAACATCTATGCACCCCCTTGCAACAAATCTGATGGTAGCAAAGCCACCCGCCAGACTATGCGGTTGCCTCACAGACCCCATCAG ACTTTCCGGCAAATGTCCGGGTATGATCCTTGTACGGAAAAATATGCTGAGATTTACTACAATAGACCAGATGTGCAGAAAGCACTCCATGCCAACATAACTAAAATTCCTTATAAGTGGACTGCTTGCAG CGAGGTTCTGAATCGAAATTGGAAGGACACAGATGTATCCATTCTTCCAATTTACAGGGAAATGATTGCTGGTGGTTTGagaatttgggtttttag TGGTGATGTCGACTCAGTAGTTCCAGTTACAGCCACTAGATATTCCCTTGCACAACTAAAATTGGAAACCAAAATTCCATGGTATCCTTGGTATGTTAAGAAGCAG GTTGGAGGCTGGACAGAGGTATATGAAGGGCTAACATTTGCTACAGTGAGAGGGGCAGGCCATGAAGTACCACTTTTCAAGCCCAGGGCAGCCCTTCTGCTATTCAAATCATTTATCAGAGGGGAGCCTCTTCCAAAGTCTTGA